One Jeotgalicoccus saudimassiliensis DNA window includes the following coding sequences:
- a CDS encoding PH domain-containing protein, producing MIELNKHVRPYMTVKALLIWVTSILIFAAAGIAVHFFSWPVWLYYIFAGLLVLELAGYVFLRPLIYTKVTSYELLADRIIVRQGFFTVKTQMIPIKRAQGVEFKTGPLSRKYDLAAVRIKTAGLGINMPPLQIDEARNLKTAIIDIVKEENTDV from the coding sequence ATGATAGAGTTGAACAAACACGTCAGACCGTATATGACGGTAAAAGCATTATTAATATGGGTAACCAGTATTCTTATATTTGCAGCTGCCGGCATCGCTGTGCATTTCTTTTCATGGCCGGTATGGCTGTATTATATTTTTGCCGGACTGCTCGTACTGGAGCTCGCCGGATATGTTTTCCTGCGGCCATTGATTTACACAAAAGTAACATCATACGAACTGCTTGCAGACAGAATTATAGTCAGACAGGGATTTTTTACAGTAAAAACACAGATGATCCCGATAAAAAGAGCTCAGGGTGTTGAGTTTAAAACAGGCCCTCTGTCGAGAAAGTATGACCTTGCGGCGGTCCGAATTAAAACGGCGGGTCTCGGCATAAACATGCCGCCGCTCCAAATTGATGAAGCAAGGAATCTAAAAACAGCAATCATTGATATCGTAAAGGAGGAAAATACAGATGTATAG
- a CDS encoding PH domain-containing protein, with translation MYSPQKLHKIAYAGSVVKGIKTMFFPAILIFFNMREELFSGSISPWMLFSGAGILALVFILFTGTDMINIYRTRFWIENNKFIYKKGILTRNEKELDIKRIQSIDFNQPFFHRLFGAVQLDILTPGDGIKIDTIKKSQAEEIQKMIYEEQQDIESEDISVNTGDSSPWPRESALETAPKPAVREFTTLKKMNTKELVLMAMTSGGLGVFAAIFFGILNIVGGEILIENYFEYFSSLVRSIVLGIVLSSLLFVVIGYIIGTIIIMVRNYDYTLKQSGDDLTVDYGLFSKKNKSVNINRVQNVIISDSLLRRLIGYYALSVSITSDSLESDQIDGKIQLLPFIKKKELYSIIGDVFPNYHMEVPKQVVPFRAIRRYFQITLLIFVTAVGTAAYFFHGEKFMLYIYIAAAIIIILLIASGIYSAKNVGYAIYKDEINLMTASFFTRRHFAIKRDKIIDTTYRRNPFLHRADLGHIEISTPGGIASSSAEIKFIEKHDIDTIWTFIERGHDDEADFTESDQTVENQGMY, from the coding sequence ATGTATAGTCCTCAAAAGCTGCATAAAATCGCATATGCGGGAAGTGTTGTTAAAGGTATTAAAACGATGTTCTTCCCGGCAATCCTTATCTTCTTTAATATGCGGGAAGAACTGTTCTCCGGTTCGATCAGTCCGTGGATGCTGTTCAGCGGTGCGGGTATACTGGCTCTTGTTTTTATTCTCTTTACAGGTACCGATATGATCAATATTTACCGCACGAGATTTTGGATTGAGAACAATAAATTTATATATAAAAAAGGCATACTGACAAGAAATGAAAAAGAACTGGATATTAAACGCATCCAGTCCATAGACTTTAACCAGCCGTTTTTCCACCGTCTTTTCGGTGCTGTACAGCTGGATATATTAACGCCGGGTGACGGTATTAAAATCGACACGATAAAAAAATCCCAGGCAGAAGAGATTCAAAAGATGATATACGAAGAACAGCAGGATATCGAATCTGAAGATATTTCAGTTAATACGGGGGATTCAAGTCCGTGGCCGAGAGAATCAGCACTTGAAACTGCTCCGAAACCTGCTGTGCGCGAATTTACGACGTTGAAGAAAATGAATACGAAAGAACTTGTTTTAATGGCGATGACAAGCGGAGGGCTCGGTGTCTTTGCAGCGATATTCTTTGGTATTCTGAACATTGTCGGCGGAGAAATTCTGATAGAGAACTATTTTGAGTATTTCAGCAGTCTGGTCAGAAGTATCGTTTTAGGCATCGTGCTGAGTTCACTGCTGTTCGTCGTAATCGGTTATATTATCGGAACCATTATTATTATGGTGCGTAATTACGATTACACATTGAAACAGAGCGGTGACGACCTGACTGTTGACTACGGCTTATTCTCTAAAAAGAATAAAAGCGTCAATATTAACAGAGTACAGAACGTTATTATTTCCGACAGTCTCCTGAGACGGCTAATCGGCTACTATGCACTGTCGGTATCGATTACGAGTGATTCACTGGAGTCCGATCAGATTGATGGAAAAATACAGCTGCTGCCTTTCATTAAAAAGAAAGAACTTTACAGTATTATTGGGGATGTTTTTCCAAACTACCATATGGAAGTGCCAAAGCAGGTCGTGCCGTTTCGTGCAATTCGCCGCTATTTCCAAATTACACTGCTGATTTTTGTTACAGCCGTCGGAACAGCAGCGTATTTTTTCCACGGTGAGAAGTTTATGCTTTACATTTATATTGCTGCGGCAATTATTATCATACTGCTTATAGCCAGCGGCATATACAGTGCGAAAAATGTGGGCTATGCAATTTATAAAGATGAAATTAATTTGATGACAGCATCATTCTTTACACGCCGTCATTTTGCAATCAAGCGCGATAAAATTATCGATACCACATACAGACGCAATCCGTTCTTACACCGTGCGGATCTCGGACATATTGAAATATCGACACCCGGTGGAATTGCAAGTTCATCGGCGGAAATTAAATTTATCGAAAAACACGATATAGATACAATCTGGACATTTATAGAAAGGGGGCATGACGATGAAGCGGATTTCACCGAAAGCGATCAAACTGTGGAGAATCAGGGAATGTATTAA
- a CDS encoding PH domain-containing protein, with protein MKRISPKAIKLWRIRECINAGIWALIAAAIGIAQIFLDFIPWWVFLVPLAAVIYILIVHAWIIPKLRYKYFRYKVLEDEIRIHSGIWFKMETAVPLYRVQNIDTTVGPIMRRMNLKGISLQTSAEKLYIPELENDKADQLRHDIRELINKNIIIQKEGTL; from the coding sequence ATGAAGCGGATTTCACCGAAAGCGATCAAACTGTGGAGAATCAGGGAATGTATTAATGCCGGGATATGGGCGCTGATTGCAGCGGCAATCGGGATTGCTCAAATCTTTTTGGATTTTATCCCGTGGTGGGTATTCCTGGTGCCGCTGGCAGCTGTAATTTATATACTCATCGTTCATGCATGGATTATTCCGAAACTCCGCTACAAGTATTTCAGATACAAAGTGCTGGAAGATGAGATCCGGATCCACAGCGGTATCTGGTTTAAAATGGAAACGGCTGTACCGCTGTACCGTGTACAGAACATCGATACAACGGTCGGTCCGATTATGAGACGTATGAATTTAAAAGGTATATCCCTGCAGACATCTGCAGAGAAGCTGTATATACCGGAGCTCGAAAACGATAAAGCGGATCAGCTTCGTCATGATATCCGTGAACTGATAAATAAAAATATCATTATTCAAAAAGAGGGAACATTATGA
- the acpS gene encoding holo-ACP synthase: MITGLGTDIIEISRVQKVNKDDRLAKRILTPDEMNHYNSIKSEERKTTYLAGRFAVKEAYSKALGTGIGSAVSFNDINCVNDALGKPSLSNVPNAHVSISHSQDYAVATVIIEEAKE, encoded by the coding sequence ATGATCACAGGTCTCGGAACGGATATTATAGAAATCTCACGTGTTCAAAAAGTGAATAAAGATGACCGCCTGGCAAAAAGAATACTGACTCCTGATGAGATGAATCATTATAACAGTATTAAAAGTGAGGAACGTAAAACCACATACCTTGCAGGGCGTTTTGCTGTAAAGGAAGCATACAGTAAAGCGCTGGGTACAGGAATCGGCAGTGCAGTGAGCTTTAATGATATTAACTGTGTTAACGATGCGCTCGGCAAACCGTCGCTGTCGAATGTGCCGAACGCGCATGTGTCGATATCGCACTCACAGGACTATGCGGTTGCAACAGTTATTATTGAGGAGGCAAAGGAATGA
- the alr gene encoding alanine racemase: MSDKYYRNTVLDVNLGAIEKNYRAVQGINPEKTLIAVVKANAYGLGAKSVSEHLAGAGVTFFAVATLDEAIDLRMHGIKQKILVLGTVDPEHINKAIQHRIAVTAPGLKWLKAAKAAVNETYDKEVWMHIKVNTGMNRYGTSDIDEIKAMIKEINSFDRFIYEGIFSHFTSSDEDNDVTAGQFELFKSIVDEVERPEYVHISNSGGALTLKEDYTTAVRTGIALYGYYPSSWTAMETTVELTPAVKLTTEVSAVHHLEAGESISYGKKYTAPEKETVATLPIGYADGLLRRHNGYTVKLEGGTDCEIVGTICMDALMIRVPEHTDAGQRVRIIDDSEESGQSLESYSEYADTISYESLCTFGRRIPRRYTGKDIEEIYNEVIN, encoded by the coding sequence ATGAGCGATAAGTATTACAGAAATACAGTGCTCGATGTAAACCTCGGGGCTATTGAAAAGAACTACAGAGCAGTACAGGGAATCAATCCCGAAAAAACTCTGATTGCCGTCGTTAAAGCGAATGCCTACGGACTTGGGGCGAAATCTGTCAGCGAACATCTTGCGGGCGCAGGCGTTACATTTTTTGCAGTGGCAACGCTGGATGAAGCGATTGACTTACGCATGCACGGTATTAAGCAGAAGATTCTCGTACTCGGCACGGTGGACCCGGAACATATTAATAAAGCAATTCAGCACCGTATTGCAGTCACAGCACCCGGTCTTAAATGGCTAAAAGCGGCGAAAGCAGCAGTGAATGAAACGTATGACAAGGAAGTGTGGATGCACATCAAAGTCAATACGGGGATGAACCGGTACGGTACTTCGGATATCGATGAAATCAAAGCGATGATTAAAGAGATTAATAGTTTCGACCGTTTTATATACGAAGGGATATTCAGCCACTTTACTTCGAGTGATGAAGATAACGATGTCACTGCCGGACAGTTTGAACTTTTTAAAAGTATTGTGGATGAAGTCGAACGGCCGGAGTATGTCCATATTTCCAATTCCGGCGGTGCACTGACACTGAAAGAAGATTATACGACTGCAGTCCGCACAGGTATCGCACTGTACGGCTATTATCCAAGCAGCTGGACAGCGATGGAAACAACTGTTGAGCTGACACCGGCGGTTAAACTGACAACTGAAGTCTCAGCTGTTCATCATCTCGAAGCCGGGGAAAGTATCAGCTATGGTAAAAAATATACGGCTCCGGAAAAAGAAACTGTCGCAACATTGCCGATTGGCTATGCTGATGGGTTATTAAGGCGTCATAATGGGTATACAGTAAAATTAGAAGGTGGTACCGACTGTGAAATCGTCGGGACTATCTGCATGGATGCACTGATGATCAGAGTTCCAGAACACACTGATGCCGGACAAAGAGTTAGGATAATTGATGATTCAGAAGAGTCGGGGCAGTCGTTGGAAAGTTACAGTGAATACGCTGACACTATTTCATACGAATCGCTCTGTACTTTCGGCCGCCGTATTCCCCGCCGCTACACGGGCAAAGATATTGAGGAAATCTATAACGAAGTAATTAACTGA
- a CDS encoding type II toxin-antitoxin system PemK/MazF family toxin translates to MKRGEVYLADLSPVQGSEQGGKRPVVIIQNNVGNRHSPTVIVAAITGKINKAKIPTHVEISKEAYKLDMDSVILLEQIRTVDKTRLQEKLTYLDEDKMREVNEALKVSLELEPKKKRKKNKTNRK, encoded by the coding sequence ATGAAAAGAGGAGAAGTTTATCTGGCAGATCTTTCACCTGTGCAGGGTTCAGAACAGGGGGGCAAGCGTCCCGTTGTTATTATCCAAAATAATGTTGGTAACCGTCACAGTCCGACTGTGATTGTTGCAGCCATTACTGGGAAAATAAACAAAGCGAAGATACCTACACATGTTGAAATATCAAAGGAAGCTTACAAACTGGATATGGACTCGGTAATACTGCTTGAGCAAATTCGAACGGTCGATAAGACCAGGTTACAGGAAAAACTTACATATCTGGACGAGGATAAAATGCGCGAAGTGAATGAAGCATTAAAAGTCAGTCTGGAACTTGAACCGAAAAAGAAACGAAAAAAGAATAAGACAAACAGAAAATAG
- a CDS encoding SpoIIE family protein phosphatase codes for MTYIDDMVDEYKSLVVEYIKSGNEDELAGTAHDFSEKAIDLDVSPDEMVALHIELVSAIPLTEYEEVKASLDVLQEIMIRFGFTYKDYKAMLNKMERHDQEMDVAASLQETMLKTAIPAIENVELGAISVPARKVSGDYFNIIEHNDGKMTFAVADVIGKGIPAAIAMSMLKFGMDLTSSSSPPSKSLKRLNELVEKNVNKNMFVTMFYGLYDFNDQSLCFSSAGHEPAFLYHYEEDEFEELDGKGLVLGVMRDTEYEEVSTKLEKNDMLFIFTDGVSELRKHDGTFINMEDIKEMIREARDQHPQDIVQYIYEALTRMRNQNYKDDLTMFIIKNKSDN; via the coding sequence ATGACGTACATAGATGACATGGTAGATGAATATAAAAGTCTGGTAGTTGAATACATAAAATCAGGCAATGAAGATGAACTTGCAGGCACGGCTCACGATTTCAGTGAAAAAGCGATTGATCTCGATGTTTCACCGGATGAGATGGTCGCACTCCACATTGAACTGGTCAGTGCAATTCCGCTGACGGAATACGAAGAAGTCAAAGCATCTCTCGATGTGCTGCAGGAAATAATGATCCGGTTTGGATTTACATATAAGGACTACAAAGCGATGCTTAATAAGATGGAGCGTCATGACCAGGAGATGGATGTCGCTGCAAGTCTGCAGGAGACGATGTTAAAAACTGCGATACCTGCGATTGAAAATGTCGAGCTTGGTGCAATCAGTGTGCCGGCCAGAAAAGTGAGCGGTGACTACTTTAACATTATTGAACACAATGACGGCAAGATGACGTTTGCAGTTGCGGACGTTATCGGTAAAGGTATACCGGCTGCGATTGCGATGTCGATGCTGAAATTCGGGATGGACCTTACATCATCGTCCAGTCCGCCGTCAAAATCATTGAAGCGCCTGAATGAGCTCGTCGAGAAAAACGTAAACAAAAATATGTTCGTGACGATGTTTTACGGTCTTTACGATTTCAATGATCAGTCGCTCTGTTTTTCAAGCGCAGGGCATGAACCGGCTTTCCTTTATCATTATGAGGAAGATGAATTTGAAGAACTGGACGGCAAAGGTCTTGTACTCGGAGTCATGAGGGATACAGAGTATGAAGAAGTATCCACGAAACTCGAGAAAAACGATATGCTGTTCATTTTTACCGACGGTGTATCCGAGCTTAGAAAACATGACGGAACATTTATTAATATGGAAGATATTAAAGAGATGATCCGCGAAGCGCGGGACCAGCATCCGCAGGATATCGTGCAGTATATTTACGAAGCGCTGACACGTATGCGCAACCAGAATTACAAAGATGACTTAACGATGTTTATTATTAAAAATAAAAGTGATAATTAA
- a CDS encoding STAS domain-containing protein: MNIKIDATENGGEYLVSVSGELDVYTAPELKKVFEPVAAAGEHDLIVDLSELSYMDSTGLGIFVGTLKDLNKHDKELHVLGVNDRILKLFEITGLRDLMYVNKKSEVD; this comes from the coding sequence ATGAATATAAAAATAGACGCTACGGAAAACGGCGGGGAATATTTAGTAAGTGTCAGCGGAGAGCTGGATGTATATACTGCGCCGGAATTAAAGAAAGTGTTTGAACCGGTCGCGGCAGCAGGCGAACATGACCTGATTGTCGATTTAAGTGAATTGAGTTATATGGATTCCACAGGCCTCGGCATTTTCGTAGGGACTCTGAAAGATCTTAATAAGCATGACAAGGAACTCCATGTACTCGGAGTTAACGATAGAATTTTAAAACTTTTTGAAATCACGGGATTACGTGACTTAATGTACGTTAATAAGAAGTCGGAGGTCGACTGA
- the rsbW gene encoding anti-sigma B factor RsbW produces MMPQYDFIEMKFPASAEYVGLIRLTLSGVLSRAGATYDDIEDSKIAVSEAVTNAVKHAYKDNEQGEILVGFAVYSDKVEVIVSDNGQSFDYEQIKEELGPYNEDDNIDYLREGGLGLFLIETLMDKVSFRKEPGVTISMTKYINESQVHPNGETISQ; encoded by the coding sequence ATGATGCCACAATATGATTTTATAGAAATGAAGTTTCCGGCAAGTGCAGAATACGTAGGTCTGATCCGTTTAACGCTTTCAGGTGTATTATCGAGAGCGGGAGCGACCTATGATGATATTGAGGATTCTAAAATTGCAGTATCGGAAGCTGTAACAAATGCAGTTAAACATGCTTACAAAGATAATGAGCAGGGTGAAATTTTAGTAGGATTTGCAGTCTACAGCGACAAGGTGGAAGTAATTGTTTCGGATAACGGACAAAGCTTTGATTATGAACAGATTAAAGAAGAGCTTGGCCCGTATAACGAGGATGATAATATCGACTACCTCAGAGAAGGAGGGCTTGGCCTGTTCCTTATCGAAACGCTGATGGACAAAGTATCCTTCAGAAAAGAACCTGGTGTAACAATCAGTATGACGAAGTATATTAACGAAAGTCAGGTGCACCCGAATGGAGAAACAATCTCGCAATAA
- the sigB gene encoding RNA polymerase sigma factor SigB, translating to MEKQSRNKNYGLPPEEVNELIKRYQESEDDIAQSELVENYTKLVESLAYRYSRGQSHHEDLVQVGMLGLLGAIRRFDTSFERRFEVFLVPTVVGEIKRYLRDKTWSVHVPRRIKELGPRIKNTTDALTNKLERSPTIQELAIELEVTEEEVLEAMEMGQSYNALSVDHSIEADKDGSTVTLLDVMGQQDDNYDLAEKRMILEKVLPILSDREQEIIKSTFIDGLSQKETGEKIGLSQMHVSRLQRSAIKKLREAVKEAE from the coding sequence ATGGAGAAACAATCTCGCAATAAGAATTACGGACTGCCTCCTGAGGAAGTAAACGAGTTGATTAAACGATATCAGGAAAGCGAAGATGATATCGCTCAGAGCGAACTGGTGGAAAACTATACGAAGCTTGTGGAGTCGCTTGCTTACAGATATTCCCGGGGACAGTCGCATCATGAAGATTTGGTACAGGTCGGGATGCTGGGATTATTAGGTGCCATCAGACGTTTTGATACTTCGTTTGAACGCAGGTTCGAAGTTTTTTTAGTGCCGACAGTCGTCGGTGAAATTAAACGGTATCTGCGTGACAAAACATGGAGTGTTCACGTACCGAGACGCATTAAGGAACTCGGACCGAGAATTAAAAATACGACAGATGCACTGACTAATAAACTCGAAAGATCACCGACAATTCAGGAACTTGCAATTGAGCTCGAAGTAACTGAAGAAGAAGTGCTGGAAGCGATGGAAATGGGGCAGAGTTATAACGCACTCAGTGTCGATCATTCAATCGAAGCGGATAAAGATGGTTCGACAGTAACGCTGCTCGATGTTATGGGACAGCAGGATGACAATTATGACCTGGCTGAGAAGCGGATGATTTTAGAAAAAGTCCTGCCTATTTTAAGTGACAGGGAACAGGAAATTATAAAATCCACATTCATTGACGGTCTGAGCCAGAAAGAAACCGGTGAAAAAATCGGTTTAAGTCAGATGCATGTTTCAAGACTGCAGCGTTCTGCAATTAAGAAACTGAGAGAAGCCGTTAAGGAAGCTGAATAA